In Alteromonas naphthalenivorans, one DNA window encodes the following:
- a CDS encoding DksA/TraR family C4-type zinc finger protein, protein MAGGWAKDGAVQDQIDASVEDAVARAKNSMYQGESAEFCEECDARIPERRRVAVLGVQLCINCQAKLEKATKVESAFNRRGSKDSQLR, encoded by the coding sequence ATGGCCGGTGGCTGGGCAAAAGACGGGGCAGTACAAGATCAGATAGATGCAAGCGTTGAAGATGCCGTGGCGCGTGCTAAAAACAGCATGTATCAGGGTGAAAGTGCAGAGTTCTGTGAAGAATGTGACGCTCGTATACCAGAACGAAGACGAGTAGCTGTGCTCGGTGTGCAGCTGTGTATAAACTGTCAAGCTAAATTGGAAAAGGCGACTAAGGTTGAATCGGCCTTTAATCGACGAGGAAGCAAAGATAGCCAGCTAAGGTAA